A single bacterium DNA region contains:
- a CDS encoding DUF3237 domain-containing protein: MSRNILTILSALILTFAQLLWSSEETANSYDPCRSEDVLFAAELQYDPNMKAVVAETGRSGKLVGSGKGTINGAKLNGTIRWSVFEVLKERTCEINIVGYLNTSDGSEIFLDAKGYGKTDNEEPNKWKVTSEVHFKTADEPYAWLNQTAAKWVGEFDEETGHASYKACVLPTEKGTSCSADPGKRPEKENQ, encoded by the coding sequence ATGAGCAGAAACATTTTAACCATTCTGTCCGCTTTGATCTTGACTTTTGCACAGCTTCTTTGGAGTTCCGAAGAGACTGCAAATTCGTATGACCCCTGCCGGTCTGAAGATGTACTGTTTGCAGCAGAGCTTCAGTACGACCCGAATATGAAAGCCGTCGTCGCAGAAACGGGAAGATCAGGAAAACTTGTTGGTAGCGGGAAAGGAACCATTAACGGCGCAAAACTGAATGGCACCATCCGGTGGTCCGTGTTTGAAGTTCTGAAGGAGCGCACGTGCGAAATAAACATCGTCGGTTACTTGAATACTTCTGATGGATCCGAGATTTTTCTAGACGCGAAAGGTTACGGCAAAACGGACAATGAGGAACCCAACAAATGGAAGGTTACATCAGAAGTTCATTTTAAGACCGCCGACGAGCCTTACGCATGGCTCAACCAGACCGCTGCAAAATGGGTTGGCGAGTTTGATGAAGAAACCGGCCATGCAAGCTATAAGGCATGTGTTTTACCCACCGAAAAAGGAACGAGCTGTAGCGCCGATCCTGGCAAAAGGCCAGAGAAGGAAAATCAATAG